In Ooceraea biroi isolate clonal line C1 chromosome 13, Obir_v5.4, whole genome shotgun sequence, a genomic segment contains:
- the LOC113563200 gene encoding mitochondrial tRNA-specific 2-thiouridylase 1-like: protein MIRNVAVGISGGVDSAVAAQLIKNKGFNVTGVFMKNWDIKDETGTCAVERDYEDARWVCDS, encoded by the exons ATGATTAGAAACGTCGCTGTGGGCATATCTGGCGGCGTCGACAGCGCCGTGGCAGCTCAGCTGATCAAAAACAAAG GGTTTAATGTCACCGGagtgtttatgaaaaattggGACATTAAAGATGAAACGGGAACGTGTGCCGTCGAAAGAGATTACGAGGACGCTCGATGGGTCTGCGACAGCTGA
- the LOC105285406 gene encoding LOW QUALITY PROTEIN: segment polarity protein dishevelled homolog DVL-3 (The sequence of the model RefSeq protein was modified relative to this genomic sequence to represent the inferred CDS: inserted 2 bases in 2 codons) gives MEETKIIYHMDDEETPYLVKLNISPERVTLADFKNILNRPNYKYFFKSMDDDFGVVKEEIIDDDAHLPCFNGRVISWLVSAEGSNVSDGASQCTDSMAHSEAKHDRVDHVTPGHGNRGTAPLSHDDTLTETESIISSRQGHHLHKSSRHHSEKYEKYNKYNGLRINGHSKHRSGHGYETASILSSELETSTFLESDDDASSRITSTTGRHTNMSSTIDRGTLDRRRPQRRRRHRLPPMSRTSSFSSITDSTMSLNIITVSLNMDTVNFLGISIVGQSNKGGDGGIYVGSIMKGGAVALDGRIEPGDMILQVNDINFENMSNDEAVRVLREVVQKPGPIKLVVAKCWDPNPKGYFTIPRTEPVRPIDPGAWVAHTAAIRGEGFPPRPPSATTLTSTSSSLASTLPDTERPLEELHLTVNTDMPTVVRAMARXDSGLEIRDRMWLKITIPNAFIGADVVDWLNTHVEGFIDRRDARKYASLMLKAGFIRHTVNKITFSEQCYYIFGDLCSAMSSMKLDCDTVGPLPPPNAWDMPYXGTYAPHSATGYSPMPFNFTNEPTVYGYHREESVHSGSGGSSAGSERICKEPIHDLKSCSSASESELHNPPVPSMPSKNSGNGNGSNGKRSNGSRSRSSGSEQSVQTGTGSGNQQNQQDLSGSRQSFRIAMGNPCEFFVDVM, from the exons atggagGAGACGAAGATTATCTATCACATGGACGACGAGGAGACGCCGTACCTGGTGAAGCTCAACATATCGCCGGAGCGGGTGACCCTGGCCGACTTCAAGAACATCTTGAATCGGCCGAATTACAAGTACTTCTTCAAGTCAATGGACGATGACTTCGG TGTGGTGAAGGAAGAAATTATAGACGACGACGCTCACCTGCCATGTTTCAATGGTCGAGTTATTTCTTGG TTGGTGTCCGCGGAAGGCAGCAACGTGTCGGATGGCGCGTCTCAATGTACAGACTCCATGGCACACAGCGAGGCAAAACATGATCGTGTGGATCACGTCACTCCAGGGCACGGTAACAGGGGAACAGCTCCACTCTCACACGACGACACATTAACGGAGACGGAAAGTATCATCAGCAGCCGGCAAGGACATCATTTACATAAAAGCTCGAGGCATCATTCAGAAAAATACgagaaatacaataaatataacg GACTCCGCATAAACGGTCATTCGAAGCATCGCTCCGGCCACGGGTACGAGACCGCTTCCATTCTAAGTTCCGAATTGGAGACATCGACGTTTCTGGAatccgacgacgacgcgagcAGCCGTATTACGTCGACGACAGGTCGGCACACTAATATGAGCAGCACAATCGACCGGGGCACTTTAG ACCGGCGTCGGCCACAAAGAAGACGGCGGCATCGATTACCACCTATGTCTCGGACGTCGTCCTTTAGTAGTATCACCGACAGTACAatgtctttaaatattataaccgTCTCGCTGAACATGGACACCGTTAATTTCCTCGGTATTAGCATCGTCGGTCAAAGTAACAAAGGCGGAGATGGGGGAATATACGTTGGTTCAATAATGAAAGG GGGAGCGGTTGCTCTGGACGGGCGGATAGAACCCGGTGATATGATTCTCCAAGTCAACGACatcaatttcgaaaatatgtCCAACGACGAAGCGGTGAGAGTGCTGCGTGAAGTAGTACAGAAGCCAGG ACCAATAAAACTCGTAGTCGCGAAATGCTGGGACCCAAATCCGAAAGGTTACTTTACCATACCTCGTACAGAGCCGGTGCGCCCCATAGATCCTGGCGCATGGGTAGCGCACACGGCCGCTATACGGGGTGAAGGCTTCCCGCCTCGTCCACCAAGTGCCACAACATTAACTTCTACATCGAGTAGTCTTGCAAGCACACTGCCAGATACTGAAC GACCCTTAGAGGAGCTTCACTTGACCGTCAACACCGACATGCCGACGGTAGTGCGAGCGATGGCTC CCGACTCGGGCTTGGAGATACGCGACCGAATGTGGCTGAAAATTACCATTCCAAATGCATTTATCGGTGCGGACGTCGTGGATTGGCTGAATACGCACGTGGAAGGATTTATCGATCGGCGCGACGCCAGAAAATACGCGTCGCTCATGCTGAAAGCTGGCTTCATTCGGCATACAGTGAACAAGATCACGTTCTCTGAACAATGTTACTACATATTCGGTGATTTGTGTTCAGCCATGAGCAGCATGAAGCTGGATTGCGATACAGTCGGTCCCCTACCGCCACCGAATGCCTGGGATATGCCTT TCGGAACATACGCACCGCATTCGGCGACGGGTTACAGCCCCATGCCGTTCAATTTCACGAACGAGCCCACTGTCTACGGTTACCACCGGGAAGAGAGCGTGCACAGTGGTTCAG GCGGTAGCAGCGCGGGTAGCGAGCGCATCTGCAAGGAGCCGATTCACGACCTGAAGTCGTGCTCCTCGGCGTCGGAGTCGGAGCTGCACAATCCGCCGGTGCCGTCGATGCCGAGCAAAAATTCCGGCAACGGCAACGGATCGAACGGGAAGAGATCGAACGGCAGCCGCAGCCGCTCCAGCGGCTCCGAACAGTCTGTTCAAACGGGAACGGGATCAGGGAACCAGCAGAACCAGCAAGACTTATCTGGTAGTAGACAGTCATTTCGCATTGCGATGGGAAACCCTTGTGAATTCTTTGTCGATGTTATGTAG